In a single window of the Gossypium hirsutum isolate 1008001.06 chromosome A13, Gossypium_hirsutum_v2.1, whole genome shotgun sequence genome:
- the LOC107940377 gene encoding E3 ubiquitin-protein ligase DIS1 isoform X1, producing the protein MDTSMASGNPSFDDLQNKGEAIDHPQNEDTMDCESLNISSQAAVKPNGTVSSSVRELLECPVCCNSMYPPILQCLNGHTLCSGCKPKVDNRCPTCRHELGNIRCLALEKLAASLELPCKYQSFGCNGIYPYYSKPKHEYQCSYRPYGCPYAGSECTVIGDIPHLVAHLKDDHKVDMHNGCTFNHRYVKSNPHEVENATWMLTVFSCFGQYFCLHFEAFHIGLAPVYIAFLRFMGDNNEAKNYSYSLEVGGNGRKLIWQGVPRSIRDSHRKVRDSFDGLIIQRNMALFFSGGDRKELKLRVTGRIWKEQ; encoded by the exons ATGGATACTAGCATGGCATCTGGGAATCCGTCTTTCGATGACTTGCAGAACAAGGGTGAGGCTATTGATCATCCACAAAATGAAGACACTATGGATTGTGAGTCTCTAAATATTTCTTCTCAAGCTGCTGTAAAACCTAATGGGACTGTGTCTAGCAGTGTTCGAGAGCTTTTGGAATGCCCCGTTTGTTGTAATTCGATGTACCCACCAATTCTTCAG TGTTTAAATGGTCACACATTGTGTTCTGGTTGCAAGCCAAAGGTTGACAACCGGTGCCCTACGTGCAGGCATGAACTCGGGAATATTAGGTGTCTTGCTTTGGAGAAACTTGCTGCTTCTCTTGAGCTTCCCTGTAAATATCAAAGCTTTGGGTGCAATGGCATATATCCATATTATAGCAAGCCAAAACACGAGTATCAATGTTCTTATAGACCATATGGCTGCCCCTATGCTGGGTCAGAATGCACAGTCATTGGTGATATTCCTCATCTAGTGGCCCACCTAAAAGATGATCACAAAGTCGATATGCACAATGGTTGCACCTTTAACCACCGCTATGTCAAATCAAATCCACATGAGGTTGAGAATGCTACATGGATGCTAACG GTTTTCAGTTGCTTTGGTCAGTACTTTTGCCTGCATTTTGAAGCATTCCATATCGGATTAGCTCCTGTTTATATAGCATTCTTGCGGTTTATGGGTGACAATAATGAGGCAAAGAACTATAGCTACAGCCTCGAGGTGGGTGGGAACGGGAGGAAGCTGATTTGGCAAGGGGTGCCAAGGAGCATAAGGGACAGTCACCGGAAGGTTCGTGATAGTTTTGATGGTCTCATTATCCAGCGCAACATGGCTTTGTTCTTCTCTGGGGGAGACCGGAAAGAATTGAAGCTTAGAGTGACAGGAAGGATATGGAAAGAGCAGTGA
- the LOC107956706 gene encoding two-component response regulator ORR10, with translation MVMAASETKFHVLAVDDTLIDRKLIEKLLKTSSYQVTAVDSGTKALEFLGLNNNDHHDVEVNLIITDYCMPGMTGYDLLRKIKESSSFKDIPVVTMSSDNIPSRINRCLEDGAEEFFLKPVQLSDVNKLRPHLMKRRTQTNVNKRKAMDEIVSPDRTRARYNELEVK, from the exons ATGGTTATGGCTGCTTCCGAGACTAAATTTCATGTTCTTGCTGTTGATGATACCCTCATTGATAGAAAGCTCATTGAAAAGCTTCTCAAGACTTCTTCTTATCAAG TTACTGCAGTGGATTCTGGAACCAAGGCATTGGAGTTTCTTGGATTGAACAACAATGATCATCATGATGTTGAAGTGAATTTGATCATCACAGATTACTGTATGCCAGGGATGACAGGCTATGATCTCTTACGAAAAATCAAAGAATCTTCATCATTCAAAGACATACCAGTTGTCACCATGTCTTCAGACAATATCCCATCAAGAATAAACAG ATGCCTTGAAGATGGAGCTGAAGAGTTCTTTTTGAAGCCAGTTCAATTATCAGATGTAAACAAGCTTAGGCCTCATTTGATGAAAAGAAGAACGCAAACAAATGTAAACAAGAGAAAGGCGATGGATGAAATTGTGTCCCCTGATAGAACGAGGGCAAGATACAATGAATTGGAAGTGAAATGA
- the LOC107940377 gene encoding E3 ubiquitin-protein ligase DIS1 isoform X2, translated as MYPPILQCLNGHTLCSGCKPKVDNRCPTCRHELGNIRCLALEKLAASLELPCKYQSFGCNGIYPYYSKPKHEYQCSYRPYGCPYAGSECTVIGDIPHLVAHLKDDHKVDMHNGCTFNHRYVKSNPHEVENATWMLTVFSCFGQYFCLHFEAFHIGLAPVYIAFLRFMGDNNEAKNYSYSLEVGGNGRKLIWQGVPRSIRDSHRKVRDSFDGLIIQRNMALFFSGGDRKELKLRVTGRIWKEQ; from the exons ATGTACCCACCAATTCTTCAG TGTTTAAATGGTCACACATTGTGTTCTGGTTGCAAGCCAAAGGTTGACAACCGGTGCCCTACGTGCAGGCATGAACTCGGGAATATTAGGTGTCTTGCTTTGGAGAAACTTGCTGCTTCTCTTGAGCTTCCCTGTAAATATCAAAGCTTTGGGTGCAATGGCATATATCCATATTATAGCAAGCCAAAACACGAGTATCAATGTTCTTATAGACCATATGGCTGCCCCTATGCTGGGTCAGAATGCACAGTCATTGGTGATATTCCTCATCTAGTGGCCCACCTAAAAGATGATCACAAAGTCGATATGCACAATGGTTGCACCTTTAACCACCGCTATGTCAAATCAAATCCACATGAGGTTGAGAATGCTACATGGATGCTAACG GTTTTCAGTTGCTTTGGTCAGTACTTTTGCCTGCATTTTGAAGCATTCCATATCGGATTAGCTCCTGTTTATATAGCATTCTTGCGGTTTATGGGTGACAATAATGAGGCAAAGAACTATAGCTACAGCCTCGAGGTGGGTGGGAACGGGAGGAAGCTGATTTGGCAAGGGGTGCCAAGGAGCATAAGGGACAGTCACCGGAAGGTTCGTGATAGTTTTGATGGTCTCATTATCCAGCGCAACATGGCTTTGTTCTTCTCTGGGGGAGACCGGAAAGAATTGAAGCTTAGAGTGACAGGAAGGATATGGAAAGAGCAGTGA
- the LOC107956707 gene encoding polygalacturonase-like — MMNLTRPSLSILLFLFFILPINSTSALTKYNVLNFGAKPNGKTDTTKAFLMAWKAACASADSTIIYVPKGRYLLGSMAFQGGCKSPQIIFRIDGTLVAPQDYRVLGKSTDWLSFEGVNGVSILGGALDAKGPSLWACKASHSNCPSGATVVFIFHSLYDSN, encoded by the coding sequence ATGATGAACCTCACACGTCCTTCTCTGTCCattcttctctttctctttttcatcTTACCCATAAATTCAACGTCTGCATTAACAAAGTACAATGTGTTAAACTTTGGGGCTAAGCCTAATGGAAAAACCGACACCACCAAGGCTTTCCTCATGGCATGGAAAGCAGCCTGTGCCTCAGCTGACTCCACCATCATATATGTACCAAAAGGCCGGTATTTGCTCGGTTCTATGGCCTTCCAAGGTGGCTGCAAAAGCCCTCAAATCATTTTCAGAATTGACGGCACCCTGGTCGCCCCTCAAGATTATCGAGTACTAGGCAAATCTACCGATTGGCTGAGCTTTGAAGGAGTGAATGGCGTTTCAATCCTTGGTGGTGCACTTGATGCCAAAGGACCATCTCTCTGGGCTTGCAAAGCTTCCCACTCCAACTGTCCTTCCGGAGCTACGGTAGTATTCATTTTTCACTCCCTATATGATTCTAATTAA
- the LOC107956114 gene encoding polygalacturonase, with protein sequence MFHVVINGCENVDVQGVRIIAAGNSPNTDGIHVQLSKNVNIIKCSIKTGDDCISIGPGTKNLWIEQVTCGPGHGISIGSLAKDLKEEGVQNVTVRNTIFLGTQNGLRIKSWARPSTGFVQGVRFTDSLMRNVQNPIVIDQNYCPHNLNCPNQVSGIKIKDIIYEGIRGTSSTQVAIKFDCSPKNPCTGIKLQNVNLSYLNKPAQSFCSNVRGKALNFVRPESCL encoded by the exons ATGTTTCACGTCGTGATCAATGGATGTGAAAATGTGGATGTCCAAGGGGTTAGGATTATCGCCGCAGGTAATAGCCCCAATACCGATGGCATCCATGTCCAATTATCCAAGAATGTGAATATCATAAAATGCTCAATCAAAACTGGAGACGATTGCATCTCGATTGGTCCCGGTACCAAGAATTTATGGATCGAACAAGTCACTTGTGGTCCTGGCCATGGCATTAG CATTGGAAGTTTAGCAAAAGATTTAAAAGAGGAGGGGGTTCAAAATGTCACTGTAAGAAATACAATCTTTTTGGGCACTCAAAATGGGCTAAGGATCAAGTCATGGGCTAGGCCTAGTACTGGATTTGTTCAAGGAGTTCGGTTTACAGATTCTTTGATGAGAAATGTGCAAAATCCTATTGTAATTGATCAGAACTATTGCCCACACAATCTAAATTGTCCCAATCAG GTATCcggaattaaaattaaagatattaTATACGAAGGTATTCGAGGAACGTCATCCACACAAGTAGCTATAAAATTTGATTGTAGCCCGAAGAATCCATGCACCGGGATAAAATTGCAGAATGTCAATTTGTCATATTTGAATAAACCTGCTCAATCATTTTGTTCCAATGTTCGTGGGAAAGCATTGAATTTTGTTCGACCAGAAAGTTGCTTATAA
- the LOC107956115 gene encoding polygalacturonase-like, producing MNLTRPSHAIILFLFFILAINSTSALIKYNVLKFGAKPNGKTDSTKAFLMAWEAACSSADPTMIYVPKGRYLLGSMAFKGGCKSPHITIRIDGTLVAPQDCRVLGKSTDWLSFEGVNGVSILGGALDAKGPSLWACKSSHSNCPSGATTLSFTNSKNIRIRRLLSLNSQMFHIVINGCENVHVQGVRIIAAGDSPNTDGIHVQLSKNVNIIKCSIKTGDDCISIGPGTKNLWVEQVTCGPGHGVSIGSLAKDLKEEGVQNVTIRKTIFIGTQNGLRIKSWARPSTGFVQGVRFTDSLMVNVQNPIVIDQNYCPHNLNCPNQVSGIKIKDIIYEGIRGTSFTQVAIKFDCSSKNPCTGIRLQNVNLSYLNKPAQSSCSNVRGKALNLVRPENCL from the exons ATGAACCTCACACGTCCTTCTCATGCCAttattctctttctctttttcatcTTAGCCATAAATTCAACGTCTGCATTAATAAAGTACAATGTGTTAAAATTTGGGGCTAAGCCTAATGGAAAAACTGACTCCACCAAGGCTTTCCTCATGGCATGGGAAGCAGCCTGTAGCTCAGCTGACCCCACTATGATATATGTACCCAAAGGCCGGTATTTGCTCGGTTCAATGGCCTTCAAAGGTGGCTGTAAAAGccctcatatcactattagaattgACGGTACCCTGGTAGCCCCTCAGGATTGTAGAGTACTAGGCAAATCTACCGATTGGCTGAGCTTTGAAGGAGTGAATGGCGTTTCAATCCTAGGTGGTGCACTTGATGCCAAAGGACCATCTCTCTGGGCTTGCaaat CTTCCCACTCCAACTGTCCTTCCGGGGCTACG ACGTTAAGCTTTACCAACTCCAAAAATATCAGGATCCGTAGATTATTGTCCTTAAATAGTCAAATGTTTCACATCGTGATCAATGGATGCGAAAATGTACACGTCCAAGGAGTTAGGATCATCGCCGCAGGTGATAGCCCCAACACCGATGGCATCCATGTCCAATTATCCAAAAATGTCAATATCATAAAATGTTCAATTAAAACTGGAGATGACTGCATCTCGATTGGTCCCGGTACAAAAAACTTATGGGTCGAACAAGTCACTTGCGGTCCTGGTCATGGCGTTAG CATTGGAAGTTTAGCAAAAGATTTGAAAGAGGAAGGGGTCCAAAATGTCACTATAAGAAAGACAATTTTTATAGGCACTCAAAATGGTTTGAGGATCAAGTCATGGGCTAGGCCTAGTACTGGATTTGTTCAAGGAGTTCGGTTTACGGATTCTTTGATGGTAAATGTGCAAAATCCTATTGTAATTGATCAGAATTATTGCCCACACAATCTAAATTGTCCTAATCAG GTATCcggaattaaaattaaagatatcATATATGAAGGTATTAGAGGAACGTCATTCACACAGGTAGCTATAAAATTTGATTGTAGCTCGAAGAATCCATGCACTGGGATAAGATTGCAGAATGTCAATTTGTCATATTTGAATAAACCTGCTCAATCATCTTGTTCCAATGTTCGTGGGAAAGCATTGAATTTAGTTCGACCAGAAAATTGCTTATAA
- the LOC107940370 gene encoding putative lipid-binding protein AIR1B, whose amino-acid sequence MASKALATIALLLSINLLFLSMANAHNQPQCRNDALLLNVCANILNVVDVGIGKSLKPCCDLINGLVGLELDACLCTVLKGNVLGLVNVKPPLQLNLLLTKCGMKRRGYRCN is encoded by the coding sequence ATGGCTTCCAAGGCTTTAGCAACAATTGCTCTTCTTCTCTCCATCAACCTTCTGTTTTTATCAATGGCGAATGCCCACAACCAGCCCCAATGCCGAAATGATGCCCTACTCTTGAATGTGTGTGCCAACATCTTGAATGTTGTTGATGTTGGCATCGGTAAGTCACTTAAGCCATGTTGTGACCTCATTAATGGTTTGGTGGGTCTCGAACTGGATGCTTGCCTTTGCACTGTCCTTAAAGGCAATGTGTTAGGCCTCGTCAATGTGAAGCCTCCCCTTCAGTTGAACCTATTGCTCACTAAGTGTGGCATGAAACGCAGGGGCTATCGTTGCAATTGA
- the LOC107940379 gene encoding uncharacterized protein has protein sequence MAANKNSHLGFSLISLIFLFSIPKSLSALDPEPAVWDMLPKYGLPSGLLPSTVTDYVLHEDGRFIVTLDSPCYVQFEYLVYYDKTITGKLGYGSITDLKGIQVKRFLFWLDVDEITVDLPPSGSIYFQVGFINKKLDVDQFQTVHSCRDGVTGSCKYSWKSVLQLPMPTNDIQMLITE, from the exons ATGGCGGCTAACAAGAATTCCCATCTGGGTTTCTCTTTAATCTCTCTAATCTTCTTGTTTTCAATTCCCAAATCACTCTCAGCCCTTGATCCTGAACCCGCAGTTTGGGATATGCTTCCCAAATACGGTCTCCCTAGTGGGCTTTTACCCAGCACAGTCACCGACTATGTCCTCCACGAAGATGGGAGGTTCATCGTCACGTTGGACAGCCCTTGCTACGTTCAATTCGAGTACTTGGTCTACTACGATAAGACCATCACCGGAAAACTGGGTTATGGTTCCATTACTGATTTGAAAGGTATTCAGGTGAAGCGATTCTTGTTTTGGCTCGATGTCGATGAGATCACCGTCGATTTGCCACCTTCCGGTTCTATCTATTTCCAAGTTGGGTTTATCAACAAGAAGCTCGACGTTGACCAGTTCCAGACCGTCCATTCTTGCCGTGATGGGGTTACTGGCTCTTGTAAATATTCTTGGAAATCAGTTCTTCAG CTTCCGATGCCAACGAACGATATTCAGATGCTAATTACTGAGTAG
- the LOC107940361 gene encoding uncharacterized protein codes for MARDSCLARVTAGVAVGGALGGAVGAVYGTYEAIRYKVPGLLKIRYIGQTTLGSAAICRSRDSSRLDILGAGSLIHCGKSY; via the exons ATGGCAAGAGACAGCTGTTTGGCTCGCGTCACTGCCGGCGTTGCCGTCGGAGGAGCTCTTGGCGGCGCCGTTG GTGCTGTCTATGGTACTTATGAGGCTATTAGATACAAG GTCCCGGGACTCCTCAAGATTAGATATATTGGGCAAACAACTCTCGGTAGTGCGGCGATATGCAGGTCCCGGGACTCCTCAAGATTAGATATTTTGGGTGCTGGAAGCTTGATACATTGTGGGAAATCATACTGA